The following coding sequences lie in one Chromatiales bacterium genomic window:
- a CDS encoding helix-turn-helix domain-containing protein — MVEDRWLSVDEIALYLGIKRDTVYKWIDRKNMPAHKVGRLWKFRKDEVDQWVRGGGSGNSRTSGESADERGG; from the coding sequence ATGGTTGAAGACCGATGGCTCTCGGTCGACGAGATTGCCCTGTACCTCGGGATCAAGCGGGACACCGTGTACAAGTGGATCGACCGCAAGAACATGCCTGCCCACAAGGTTGGGCGGCTGTGGAAATTCAGAAAGGACGAAGTCGATCAATGGGTCCGCGGCGGCGGAAGTGGCAATTCGAGAACGAGCGGTGAATCTGCCGATGAGCGGGGGGGCTGA
- a CDS encoding tyrosine-type recombinase/integrase, producing the protein MRQVEFGALSTDTVRLLPVTWHLGEEGEYRVISRYGDDVWEWPKAGSFDKFSEPQRRISFVGTPEALKDSFKELFWRYLRSDKPQGQSLFGMHRSMAQFLEYLSSLGITNLADTTPIHCLSYVNHCKSLPVSGGKNRGQPRKPRYLALLFGAVEKLQKHAAGTPFAFPHPWPDATACYLAGMSWKGGLEAGTAVIPDYAWRKLFQAARERLEIASYLLELMQQVEDLRADWRERGFNSTSIRGAVCRFLSEAGFEGSVRDLGQARGELRDAAIIVILSLSGIRAHELRNLRNNAWRREIRDDGVYYWMRSRSDKTGIGETEWMIPEIVTTALDVAQRVAQPLQERLSSKLEELEDPCCLDALNIRADVDRLFLANNTGAGNTVAAVHEYTMQYAIRRFAARRGINWDFAPHQFRRTFAVYVARSKLGDLRYLRDHMQHWSMDMTWIYARNSKQDPELFAEIDLAIADHSIEVIAHWLDEETLLSGGAAGNIRAFRSKDDKLRVYHTRREMAKTISESVYLRATGAAWCTADDGGCGGRGAVERTLCGGCSNAVIDDKKIPYWRGVYQQQLELRQINDIGDAARRRVERDLRRCEQVLTDLGVLSVIE; encoded by the coding sequence ATGCGACAGGTAGAGTTTGGGGCGCTATCGACCGATACGGTTAGGCTGCTGCCGGTTACCTGGCACTTGGGGGAAGAAGGCGAATACCGGGTAATCAGTCGATACGGCGACGACGTCTGGGAATGGCCCAAGGCCGGGAGCTTCGATAAATTCAGCGAACCTCAACGTAGGATCTCGTTTGTCGGCACGCCGGAGGCGCTTAAGGATTCCTTCAAGGAGCTATTCTGGCGGTACCTGCGTAGCGATAAGCCTCAGGGCCAATCCCTTTTTGGGATGCACCGGTCCATGGCGCAATTTCTGGAGTATCTGTCGTCGCTAGGGATCACGAACTTGGCCGACACTACGCCAATTCACTGTCTGAGTTATGTGAACCATTGCAAATCGCTTCCAGTTTCCGGGGGAAAAAACAGGGGACAGCCACGGAAACCCCGGTATTTGGCACTATTGTTTGGCGCTGTGGAAAAGCTTCAGAAGCATGCCGCGGGTACTCCCTTTGCGTTCCCGCACCCTTGGCCAGACGCAACAGCTTGTTATCTTGCCGGTATGTCGTGGAAGGGTGGACTCGAAGCCGGCACTGCCGTAATTCCCGACTATGCTTGGAGGAAGTTGTTTCAGGCGGCGCGCGAACGGCTAGAGATTGCGAGCTACCTGTTGGAATTGATGCAACAAGTTGAGGACCTGCGAGCGGATTGGCGCGAACGCGGGTTCAATTCCACTAGTATTCGGGGGGCAGTGTGCCGGTTCCTATCAGAGGCCGGATTCGAGGGATCCGTGCGCGATCTTGGCCAAGCCCGCGGGGAGTTGCGAGATGCGGCGATAATAGTGATTCTATCGCTATCAGGGATTCGCGCGCATGAACTGCGCAACCTGCGAAACAACGCGTGGCGTCGTGAAATCCGCGACGACGGTGTATATTACTGGATGCGCTCACGATCCGATAAAACGGGAATCGGCGAAACTGAATGGATGATTCCTGAAATAGTTACAACGGCACTGGATGTAGCGCAGCGGGTAGCTCAGCCGCTTCAAGAAAGGTTGTCAAGTAAGTTAGAAGAATTGGAAGATCCTTGCTGTCTCGATGCACTTAACATTCGCGCGGACGTGGACCGCCTTTTTTTGGCAAACAATACTGGAGCTGGAAACACTGTCGCCGCAGTGCATGAGTACACCATGCAATACGCGATCAGACGGTTCGCCGCCAGACGCGGGATCAATTGGGACTTCGCGCCGCATCAGTTTCGTCGCACGTTTGCCGTATACGTTGCGCGGTCAAAGCTGGGTGATCTCCGATACTTGCGCGACCACATGCAGCACTGGTCTATGGATATGACTTGGATCTATGCGCGCAATAGCAAACAGGATCCAGAGTTGTTTGCCGAAATTGACTTGGCAATAGCGGATCACTCAATAGAAGTCATCGCGCATTGGCTCGACGAGGAGACCCTGCTCTCGGGTGGGGCCGCGGGTAACATTCGTGCGTTTCGATCAAAGGACGACAAGTTGCGTGTCTACCACACTCGCCGAGAAATGGCGAAGACGATCTCCGAAAGTGTTTACCTTAGAGCGACGGGGGCTGCATGGTGCACGGCGGACGATGGTGGCTGCGGAGGCCGAGGCGCAGTAGAGCGTACGCTCTGTGGTGGATGCTCAAATGCCGTGATAGATGACAAAAAAATACCCTATTGGCGTGGGGTATATCAGCAGCAGCTCGAACTGCGTCAGATCAACGACATAGGGGATGCGGCGCGACGACGAGTCGAGCGAGATTTGCGGCGTTGCGAGCAGGTGTTAACGGATCTGGGCGTGTTGAGCGTCATTGAGTAG
- a CDS encoding tyrosine-type recombinase/integrase produces MYDYFGFLEARNLDYRDCLYDNNHSIVATYRDWSIRQGLSPTTVNYRLRLILQFYRYAFQVGWVSRVPYDIDEVIVPRRKDFYAHFRKSAPTRGTPSVLMRETRPLLRLLSMDQIRSLMEGTMHHPTLNLILRLEIQTGLRKEEALSFPASSVINPAHDRRTLIPVELNPREMSVKGDRARRIDVPWSLMDRLWQYKLHERQARLDQSGTMECKPLFITRFGHPYSVNSQSINAQIKRHLGFVYQHMLRHSYATYTLISMKQHMDVGNALMYLRDRLGHASVTTTEIYLHYVDMIEDRVLAAFQEEIDRL; encoded by the coding sequence ATGTACGACTATTTTGGCTTTCTGGAAGCTCGTAACCTGGACTATCGCGACTGCCTCTACGACAACAATCATTCCATCGTCGCTACCTATCGGGACTGGTCAATTCGCCAAGGCCTGTCACCCACTACCGTAAATTACCGCCTCCGATTGATCCTGCAGTTCTATCGATACGCATTCCAGGTGGGGTGGGTATCGCGAGTACCTTACGATATTGACGAGGTTATAGTCCCTCGACGCAAAGATTTCTATGCCCATTTCCGCAAGTCCGCTCCGACCCGAGGAACACCGAGCGTCCTAATGCGTGAGACGCGTCCGTTGCTCAGGCTCCTATCGATGGACCAGATTCGAAGCCTAATGGAAGGCACGATGCATCACCCTACCCTGAATCTTATCTTGCGGCTGGAGATACAGACCGGTCTCCGAAAAGAGGAGGCGCTTAGTTTCCCCGCCTCTTCTGTGATCAATCCAGCGCACGACCGCAGGACATTAATCCCCGTCGAATTAAATCCGCGAGAAATGTCGGTCAAAGGAGACAGAGCGCGCCGAATCGACGTGCCTTGGTCGCTGATGGATCGTCTCTGGCAATACAAACTGCACGAACGTCAGGCAAGACTCGATCAGAGCGGAACCATGGAATGTAAACCGCTGTTCATTACTAGATTCGGCCACCCCTACAGTGTCAACTCGCAGTCAATCAACGCGCAAATAAAGAGGCATCTAGGTTTTGTATACCAGCACATGTTGCGCCACTCCTACGCGACCTACACATTGATCAGTATGAAGCAACACATGGATGTCGGGAACGCGTTGATGTACCTCCGCGATAGGTTGGGGCATGCTAGTGTAACGACCACCGAAATTTATCTGCACTATGTCGACATGATTGAGGATCGAGTTCTAGCGGCGTTTCAGGAAGAGATAGACCGGCTCTGA
- a CDS encoding phenylacetate--CoA ligase family protein yields the protein MAAKKPLRALSPFLAWPPAIARQPAGLRKLVDGLVDSQWWSRDEIETGWAAQLQLLLGWATANVEFYKSDPRWLDGLKRLQGPKADFWSTWRSLPLLTKPDLHQHRDRLRTARLPPHHAPAQPVRTSGSTGIPVETLSTAVTGRNWGALTIRDHLAWKRDFSKRMGAIRFLPPEGRDPNGVAMRDWGWPVKALYTSSPGSAIHMAHPPEVLARWLHRVDPVYLLTYPSIAAALLDAMGATGRPRSLREIRFMSEPLDAELEQRLQGAWNIRCADMYSANETGHIAQDCPEHGRLHVQAETVCVEIIRDDGEPCAAGETGRVVLSSLHNLAMPLLRYDLGDYATVGEPCACGRGAPVIARVMGRVRNYARTPDGHRFWPGSLGKLSAIEAIVQFQYVQTALDSIELRVVTSRPLSAEESTSAAELVQAALGYPYQVQIKTVEQIERGPTGKYEEFLSLINDN from the coding sequence ATGGCCGCGAAGAAACCACTGCGCGCACTCTCCCCGTTCCTGGCCTGGCCGCCGGCCATCGCGCGCCAGCCCGCAGGGCTGCGCAAGCTCGTCGACGGTCTGGTGGACTCGCAGTGGTGGTCGCGCGACGAGATCGAAACCGGCTGGGCGGCGCAGCTGCAACTGCTGCTCGGCTGGGCGACCGCGAATGTCGAGTTCTACAAGTCCGACCCGCGATGGCTCGATGGCCTGAAGCGGTTACAAGGTCCGAAGGCGGATTTCTGGTCGACGTGGCGCTCGCTGCCGTTGCTGACCAAGCCGGACCTGCACCAGCACCGCGATCGCCTGCGCACGGCACGGCTGCCGCCGCATCACGCCCCGGCGCAGCCCGTCAGGACGTCCGGCTCCACCGGCATCCCCGTCGAGACGCTGAGCACCGCCGTCACCGGCCGCAACTGGGGCGCGCTAACGATTCGCGATCATCTCGCCTGGAAGCGCGATTTCTCCAAACGCATGGGCGCGATTCGCTTCCTGCCGCCCGAGGGCCGTGACCCGAACGGCGTGGCGATGCGCGACTGGGGCTGGCCGGTCAAGGCGCTGTACACCTCGTCACCGGGCAGCGCGATTCACATGGCGCATCCGCCCGAAGTGCTGGCCCGCTGGCTGCACCGCGTGGACCCCGTCTACCTGCTGACCTACCCGAGCATCGCGGCGGCACTGCTGGACGCGATGGGTGCGACGGGTCGACCGCGGTCGCTGCGCGAAATCCGCTTCATGTCCGAACCGCTGGATGCCGAACTCGAACAACGGCTGCAAGGGGCGTGGAACATCCGTTGCGCGGACATGTATTCGGCCAACGAAACCGGGCATATCGCGCAGGACTGCCCGGAGCACGGCCGCCTGCACGTGCAGGCCGAAACGGTCTGCGTGGAGATCATTCGCGACGACGGCGAACCGTGCGCCGCGGGCGAAACCGGCCGCGTCGTTCTCAGCTCGCTGCACAACCTCGCGATGCCGCTGCTGCGCTACGACCTCGGTGACTACGCAACCGTCGGCGAACCCTGCGCGTGCGGGCGTGGCGCGCCGGTGATCGCCAGGGTCATGGGCCGCGTGCGCAACTACGCGCGCACGCCGGACGGGCACCGCTTCTGGCCCGGCTCGCTGGGCAAGCTCTCGGCGATCGAGGCGATCGTTCAGTTTCAGTATGTACAGACGGCTTTGGACAGCATCGAGCTGCGCGTGGTCACCTCGCGACCACTCAGTGCAGAAGAAAGCACCAGCGCAGCCGAACTTGTACAGGCCGCACTCGGATATCCGTATCAGGTACAGATCAAGACCGTCGAGCAGATCGAACGCGGCCCGACCGGCAAGTACGAGGAGTTTCTGTCGCTGATCAATGACAACTGA
- a CDS encoding glycosyltransferase family 2 protein, whose protein sequence is MKLVMTLLVRDEADIIRENILYHLNRGVDFIVATDNLSVDGTLDVLMDFQSRGLLYVIRETDDNYAQARWVTRMARLACTEFAADWVINSDADEFWWPPAGNLKDMLASVPPEIGSIAAWRGDFLPRPESEGSVFERMIYRETRSTNSLGQPLPPKVMHRAMADVEVGQGNHFLVAPRGVNTAGVQGLGILHFPMRSYGQFSNKIEKGGAAYARNTELPASMGATWRKLYADQQDGRLTAYYESKLLAHEDIERGIGEGRFVIDTRLRDFLRQQAAASP, encoded by the coding sequence ATGAAACTCGTGATGACCCTGCTGGTTCGCGACGAAGCCGACATCATTCGGGAGAACATCCTCTATCACCTGAATCGGGGCGTCGATTTCATCGTCGCGACCGACAACCTCTCCGTGGACGGCACCCTCGACGTGCTGATGGACTTCCAGTCCAGGGGCCTTCTGTACGTCATTCGCGAAACCGACGACAACTACGCCCAGGCGCGCTGGGTCACGCGCATGGCCCGCCTCGCATGCACCGAGTTTGCCGCCGACTGGGTGATCAACAGCGATGCCGACGAATTCTGGTGGCCGCCGGCCGGCAATCTCAAGGACATGCTTGCGAGCGTACCGCCGGAGATTGGCTCGATCGCGGCCTGGCGCGGGGATTTCCTGCCGCGGCCGGAGTCCGAAGGCAGCGTTTTCGAACGCATGATCTACCGGGAAACACGGTCAACCAATTCGCTTGGCCAGCCCCTGCCGCCGAAGGTCATGCACCGCGCAATGGCCGATGTCGAAGTGGGCCAGGGCAATCATTTTCTTGTGGCGCCGCGCGGTGTGAACACGGCCGGCGTACAGGGCCTCGGGATTCTGCACTTCCCGATGCGTTCGTATGGGCAGTTTTCGAACAAGATCGAAAAAGGCGGGGCCGCCTACGCACGCAACACCGAACTGCCGGCAAGCATGGGGGCAACCTGGCGGAAGCTCTATGCAGATCAGCAGGATGGACGGTTGACGGCCTACTACGAGTCGAAGCTACTCGCGCACGAGGACATCGAGCGCGGTATCGGCGAAGGACGTTTCGTGATCGATACCCGGCTCAGGGACTTCCTGCGGCAACAAGCAGCCGCATCACCCTGA
- a CDS encoding sulfotransferase translates to MEGQQPDDLPVPFIVGAGRSGTTLLRLMLDAHPELAIPPETHCLHKLIALRPADPQAFVDIVAGLHTWPDLHFDAAELGERLAGVRPFTLRGAVETFFLTYAQRMGKRRWGDKSPSHVLSMTAIQQLLPQVRFIQLVRDGRDVALSYRDKSFGPGADIAAAARFWRERIEVARQHAARLVPGTYLEIRYEDLVTDTRRMLERIAGFLVLPFDEAMLDYHRNAARRLEELEEIRGGDGRVLVPRDQRRSIHAVTHRPPDPSQIGKWRAVYDAEVLARFNAVAGDLLREFGYDD, encoded by the coding sequence GTGGAAGGCCAACAACCGGACGACCTGCCCGTGCCGTTCATTGTCGGCGCCGGGCGCTCGGGCACGACGCTGCTGCGGCTGATGCTCGACGCGCATCCCGAGCTTGCGATCCCGCCCGAGACGCACTGTCTGCACAAGCTGATCGCGCTCAGGCCTGCCGATCCGCAGGCCTTCGTCGACATCGTCGCGGGCCTGCACACCTGGCCCGACCTGCATTTCGATGCGGCGGAACTCGGCGAACGACTCGCCGGCGTGCGCCCGTTCACTCTGCGCGGCGCGGTGGAAACGTTCTTTCTGACCTATGCACAGCGCATGGGCAAGCGCCGCTGGGGCGACAAATCGCCGTCGCATGTGCTCAGCATGACCGCGATCCAGCAGCTGCTGCCGCAGGTGCGCTTCATCCAGCTCGTCCGCGACGGACGCGACGTCGCGTTGTCATATCGCGACAAGTCGTTCGGCCCCGGCGCCGACATCGCGGCCGCGGCGCGATTCTGGCGCGAGCGAATCGAAGTTGCGCGCCAGCACGCCGCCCGCCTTGTGCCCGGCACCTATCTGGAGATCCGCTACGAGGATCTGGTCACCGATACGCGCCGGATGCTGGAACGCATTGCGGGTTTTCTGGTGCTCCCGTTCGACGAGGCGATGCTCGACTACCACCGCAACGCGGCACGCAGGCTCGAAGAACTCGAAGAAATCAGAGGCGGCGACGGCCGGGTACTGGTGCCCCGGGACCAACGCCGTTCGATCCATGCGGTCACGCATCGACCGCCCGACCCCAGCCAGATCGGCAAATGGCGCGCGGTCTACGACGCCGAGGTGCTGGCGCGCTTCAACGCCGTGGCCGGGGACCTGCTTCGTGAGTTCGGTTATGACGACTGA
- a CDS encoding outer membrane lipoprotein-sorting protein, protein MNTHRMISRGVIAFALGVSAASMAGNDKRLAYPNGVPTADEIARQVYYTNHFYAFRNFSIPKTTGTSAILITRDETGDYTRTAVERYLNNNYDDDDSVVARDLAVFLSGRLRGTGMLVTDYADDHKSQDYMIWLPALRKIRRFAEPAHDDAWGGSVFTFGDVSLREPKDETHELIGKKKFRSCLGVITEIESQRHIYVGETPQRSCRHVGKEVYGLKSTTKFENWWYDYRISFVDTESFADYRTVYFKNGEMIKVIDRDWGVVSHSGKNDPRALFWKTWYGADLVNNRESWAIVPQNIIEFDTNKSNSFWTESTLRRLSQ, encoded by the coding sequence ATGAATACCCATCGCATGATCTCGCGAGGCGTCATCGCGTTCGCCCTTGGTGTCAGCGCCGCATCGATGGCCGGCAACGACAAGCGTCTTGCCTATCCCAACGGCGTGCCGACGGCCGATGAAATCGCCCGACAGGTGTATTACACCAATCATTTTTACGCGTTCCGGAACTTCTCCATTCCGAAGACGACCGGCACCTCGGCCATCCTGATCACCCGCGACGAAACCGGTGACTACACGCGCACGGCCGTCGAGCGGTATCTGAACAACAACTACGACGATGACGATTCCGTGGTCGCACGCGACCTGGCGGTGTTTCTGTCCGGGCGTCTGCGCGGAACCGGCATGCTGGTGACGGACTATGCCGACGACCACAAATCGCAGGACTACATGATCTGGCTGCCGGCACTGCGCAAGATCCGCCGCTTTGCCGAGCCCGCGCACGACGATGCCTGGGGCGGCAGCGTGTTCACCTTCGGCGACGTGTCGCTGCGTGAACCGAAGGATGAAACCCATGAGCTGATTGGCAAAAAGAAGTTCCGCTCCTGTCTCGGCGTGATCACCGAGATCGAAAGCCAGCGCCATATCTATGTTGGCGAAACCCCGCAGCGCAGCTGTCGGCACGTCGGTAAGGAAGTCTACGGTCTGAAAAGTACGACGAAGTTCGAGAACTGGTGGTATGACTACCGCATCAGCTTTGTCGATACGGAGAGCTTTGCGGACTACCGCACGGTCTATTTCAAGAACGGCGAGATGATCAAGGTCATCGATCGCGACTGGGGCGTGGTGAGCCATTCCGGCAAGAACGATCCGCGCGCCCTGTTCTGGAAGACCTGGTACGGCGCGGACCTCGTGAACAATCGCGAAAGCTGGGCGATCGTTCCGCAGAACATCATCGAGTTCGATACCAACAAGTCCAACTCGTTCTGGACGGAATCCACGCTGCGGCGTCTGAGTCAGTAA
- a CDS encoding NfeD family protein: protein MMTLWPLDFWGWWIVGAALLVVELLAPGTFFLWLGIAAGVVGLVVWLVPAFPWQAQLVLFAVLTLASVVAWRAYLRRRPIQTDRPALNRRGEQYIGRTAVLAEPIANGRGTLKLDDTVWRIAGPDLAAGTRVQVAGVDGAVLVVVGTE, encoded by the coding sequence ATGATGACCCTCTGGCCGCTCGACTTCTGGGGCTGGTGGATCGTCGGCGCCGCCCTGCTGGTCGTCGAACTCCTCGCTCCGGGCACGTTCTTCCTGTGGCTCGGCATCGCCGCCGGGGTGGTCGGGCTCGTCGTCTGGCTGGTGCCCGCATTCCCCTGGCAGGCGCAACTCGTGCTGTTTGCGGTGCTTACCCTGGCCTCGGTCGTGGCCTGGCGCGCATACCTGCGCCGGCGTCCGATCCAGACCGATCGACCGGCTCTGAACCGTCGCGGCGAGCAGTACATCGGCCGCACAGCCGTGCTCGCCGAACCCATTGCCAACGGGCGCGGCACCCTGAAGCTTGACGACACCGTCTGGCGCATCGCGGGCCCGGACCTCGCCGCCGGCACGCGCGTGCAGGTCGCAGGCGTGGACGGCGCCGTGCTGGTGGTTGTCGGTACCGAATAG
- a CDS encoding SPFH/Band 7/PHB domain protein: MDIFVIVIVVLLIVIVLMGVKSIPQGEEWTVERFGRYTRSLRPGLQLIVPVVDRIGRKLNMMEQVLDVPTQDVITRDNAMVSVDGVVFYQVLDAARAAYEVTNLEHAILNLTMTNIRTVMGSMDLDELLSQRDKINAQLLSVVDDATSPWGVKVTRIEIKDITPPRDLVDAMARQMKAERDKRARILEAEGLRQSEILEAEGQKQSAILEAEGRKEAAFRDAEARERLAEAEAKATLMVSQAIAKGDVNAVNYFVAQGYTQALKEIGTAPNQKVVLIPIEASSLIGSLAGIGELAKSALERRSTDAK, encoded by the coding sequence ATGGACATATTCGTGATTGTGATCGTCGTGCTGCTGATTGTCATCGTCCTGATGGGCGTGAAATCGATCCCGCAGGGCGAGGAATGGACCGTCGAGCGCTTCGGACGCTACACCCGTTCGCTGCGTCCGGGCCTGCAGCTGATCGTGCCGGTCGTCGATCGCATCGGCCGCAAGCTCAACATGATGGAGCAGGTGCTCGACGTGCCGACCCAGGACGTCATCACCCGCGACAACGCCATGGTCTCGGTCGACGGCGTGGTGTTCTACCAGGTGCTGGATGCCGCGCGTGCGGCCTACGAGGTCACGAACCTGGAGCACGCGATCCTGAACCTGACCATGACGAACATCCGTACCGTAATGGGTTCGATGGACCTCGACGAGCTGCTCTCGCAGCGTGACAAGATCAACGCGCAGCTGCTGTCGGTCGTCGACGACGCGACCTCGCCCTGGGGCGTGAAGGTCACCCGCATCGAGATCAAGGACATCACGCCGCCGCGCGATCTGGTCGATGCCATGGCGCGGCAGATGAAGGCCGAGCGCGACAAGCGTGCGCGCATCCTCGAGGCCGAGGGCCTGCGCCAGTCGGAGATCCTCGAGGCCGAGGGTCAGAAGCAGTCGGCGATCCTCGAAGCCGAGGGCCGCAAGGAGGCCGCGTTCCGTGACGCCGAGGCGCGCGAACGACTGGCCGAGGCCGAGGCGAAGGCCACGCTGATGGTCTCGCAGGCGATCGCCAAGGGCGACGTCAACGCCGTGAACTACTTCGTCGCGCAGGGCTACACCCAGGCGCTCAAGGAGATCGGCACCGCGCCGAACCAGAAGGTCGTGCTGATCCCGATCGAGGCATCCAGCCTGATCGGCTCGCTGGCCGGCATCGGCGAGCTGGCGAAAAGCGCGCTGGAGCGTCGCTCCACCGACGCCAAATGA
- a CDS encoding tRNA 2-thiocytidine biosynthesis protein TtcA, with protein MAEDPSDQVKTREAQSIRRDPQAVSERPAAARPPKSLLRAAGRAIADFRMINAGDRILLGVSGGKDSLSLLQVLLHLQRHAPVRFDLGVITVDPMVEGFDPSPLRAYYGGLGLEYFYERQPIVEAAQAGLKGDSFCAYCARMKRGIIYRVARENGYGVVALAQHLDDLAESFLMSAFHGGQLRTMKANYTINAGDLRVIRPLVYARERQTAAFAVEAGLPVVPDSCPACFRAPTQREYFKALLAREEAENPHLFANLLHAMEPLIARDSG; from the coding sequence ATGGCCGAAGACCCTTCCGATCAGGTGAAAACGCGGGAAGCGCAGAGTATACGACGCGACCCGCAGGCCGTCAGTGAACGGCCGGCGGCCGCGCGCCCGCCGAAATCCCTGCTGCGCGCGGCGGGCCGGGCGATTGCCGACTTTCGCATGATCAACGCCGGCGACCGCATCCTGCTGGGCGTGTCCGGCGGCAAGGATTCGCTCTCGCTCCTGCAGGTGCTGCTGCATCTGCAACGGCATGCGCCGGTGCGGTTCGATCTGGGCGTGATCACCGTCGACCCGATGGTCGAGGGTTTCGACCCGTCACCATTGCGGGCCTATTACGGCGGGCTGGGGCTCGAATATTTCTACGAGCGTCAGCCCATCGTTGAGGCGGCGCAAGCGGGGCTGAAAGGGGATTCGTTCTGCGCGTATTGCGCGCGCATGAAGCGCGGCATCATCTACCGCGTGGCGCGCGAAAACGGCTACGGCGTGGTCGCGCTCGCGCAGCATCTGGATGATCTGGCCGAGAGCTTCCTGATGTCCGCGTTCCATGGCGGACAACTCCGCACCATGAAGGCGAACTACACGATCAACGCCGGCGACCTGCGCGTGATCCGGCCACTGGTGTATGCGCGTGAACGACAGACCGCGGCGTTTGCGGTCGAAGCCGGCCTGCCGGTCGTGCCGGATTCGTGCCCGGCGTGTTTTCGCGCGCCGACCCAGCGCGAGTATTTCAAGGCGCTGCTTGCACGCGAGGAGGCCGAGAACCCGCATCTGTTCGCGAACCTGCTGCATGCCATGGAGCCGCTGATTGCACGGGACTCGGGGTGA
- a CDS encoding efflux RND transporter periplasmic adaptor subunit: MLAGAAVAALANDRDSAPSPAAAGLETAVATVEVVARERRLDGVVEAVHEATISAQTAGQVAEVLYDVQDVVEKDAIVVRLRDTEQRAALNKAEADLAEAQAVLREQQANYKRVAELKQRDVVSQAEFDKVAAGLKTAEARAKAAEAGVKRAREQVEYTVVRAPYTGIVTKRHVNVGESVNPGTPIMAGFSLEKLRVRAEVPQRLIEPVRALKQARVLTDGGRSLAVSKLTIFPYATEGSNSFVVRLDLDEADGELFPGMFVKVAFVVGIEERLVVPRSALTYRGEVTGVYVQGNDGALALRQVRPGRQITEERIEVLGGLLSGERVATDPIRAGVQLREQLKAAKRDG, encoded by the coding sequence ATGCTGGCCGGGGCGGCGGTCGCCGCCCTTGCCAATGACCGTGATTCCGCGCCGTCACCGGCCGCCGCCGGGCTCGAAACCGCGGTCGCGACCGTCGAGGTCGTTGCGCGCGAGCGCCGGCTCGACGGCGTGGTCGAGGCCGTGCACGAAGCGACAATATCGGCGCAGACCGCGGGACAGGTCGCCGAGGTGCTGTATGACGTGCAGGACGTCGTCGAAAAGGACGCCATCGTCGTGCGGCTGCGCGACACCGAGCAGCGCGCGGCGCTGAACAAGGCAGAGGCCGACCTCGCCGAAGCGCAGGCGGTGTTGCGCGAGCAACAAGCCAACTACAAGCGGGTCGCCGAACTCAAGCAGCGCGACGTGGTGTCGCAGGCCGAATTCGACAAGGTCGCCGCTGGGCTGAAGACCGCCGAGGCACGCGCGAAGGCCGCCGAGGCCGGCGTCAAGCGCGCCCGCGAGCAGGTCGAGTACACGGTGGTGCGCGCGCCGTACACCGGCATCGTCACCAAGCGACATGTGAACGTCGGCGAAAGCGTGAACCCGGGCACGCCGATCATGGCCGGCTTTTCGCTGGAGAAGCTGCGCGTGCGCGCCGAGGTGCCGCAACGGCTGATCGAACCGGTGCGGGCGCTGAAGCAGGCGCGGGTGCTGACCGATGGCGGACGCAGCCTGGCGGTGTCGAAACTGACGATCTTTCCGTACGCGACCGAAGGCTCGAACAGCTTCGTCGTGCGGCTCGATCTCGACGAGGCCGACGGCGAGCTGTTCCCGGGCATGTTCGTGAAGGTCGCGTTCGTGGTCGGCATCGAGGAGCGGCTGGTCGTGCCCAGGAGCGCGCTGACCTATCGCGGCGAGGTCACCGGCGTGTATGTACAGGGCAACGACGGCGCGCTGGCGCTGCGCCAGGTGCGCCCGGGCCGGCAGATCACCGAGGAGCGCATCGAGGTGCTCGGCGGCCTGCTGTCGGGCGAGCGCGTCGCGACCGACCCGATCCGCGCCGGCGTGCAGCTTCGCGAACAACTGAAGGCGGCGAAACGCGATGGCTGA